A stretch of Cicer arietinum cultivar CDC Frontier isolate Library 1 chromosome 5, Cicar.CDCFrontier_v2.0, whole genome shotgun sequence DNA encodes these proteins:
- the LOC101495128 gene encoding ABC transporter A family member 7-like isoform X1: MRNGNRANEPASFWTQANALLRKNLTFQKRNVNTNIRLILIPFGLCILMVLLQKLLNNQFDKAKYKCGCICTKTQGEQCLEKACGVQYSDFDQVGACPIFNPPEWPPFLQTPAPQYRAVRTDFLPFSDFPNPSCRINGSCPLTMLFTGTNQSFGEVLSRNMIPSTFGIDNSNVMGSLATNVLGSASETEFTNFLEPAFFSDLPIYYLQNQCRKNSTFSVPVQISTTSRQQEVRCAQTLRLWRNSSSEVNNELYKGYRKGNTERKINEITAGYDFLNSNENIFNVSIWYNSTYQNDTGFDSIALARIPRSVNLASNAYLQFLLGPGTKMLFEFVKEMPKPETPVKFDLASLLGGLFFTWVILQLFPVVLTSLVYEKQQNLRIMMKMHGLGDGPFWMISYSYFLAISIIYMLCFVIFGSVIGLKFFTMNDYSIQFVFYFIYINLQISLAFLLASLFSNVKTATVIAYIGVFGTGLLAGFLFQFFVQDTSFPRGWIIVMELYPGFALYRGLYEFSQYSFSGDTLGTHGMKWGDLSDSTNGMKEVLIIIFVEWLLVLFFAYYVDQVLSSGSWKSPLLFLKRFQKKTSSSFRKPSIQRQGSKVFVMAEKQDIHQEKEKVEQLLLEPTMNHAIVCDKLRKVYPGKDGNPDKIAVRELSLALPQGECFGMLGPNGAGKTSFINMMIGLTKPTSGTTFVQGLDVRTDMNRIYTSMGVCPQHDLLWEVLTGREHLLFYGRLKNLKGSALAQAVEESLKSVNLFYGGFADKQAGKYSGGMKRRLSVAISLIGDPRVVYMDEPSTGLDPASRKNLWNVVKRAKQDRAIILTTHSMEEAEVLCDRLGIFVDGSFQCIGNPKELKGRYGGTYVFSMATSIDHEMEVEKLVQHLSSNAKKIYHISGTQKFELPKDEVRIANVFKAVETAKGNFTVSAWGLADTTLEDVFIKVAREEAHSYDTLS; this comes from the exons ATGAGAAATGGAAACAGAGCCAACGAACCTGCAAGCTTCTGGACTCAAGCAAACGCGCTTCTTAGGAAGAACTTAACCTTCCAG AAACGAAATGTGAATACAAACATAAGGTTGATATTGATCCCGTTCGGGCTGTGTATATTGATGGTTCTACTTCAAAAGTTGCTCAATAATCAATTTGATAAGGCCAAATATAAGTGTGGATGCATTTGTACCAAGACACAAGGGGAACAGTGTCTGGAGAAAGCGTGTGGGGTTCAATATTCGGATTTTGATCAAGTTGGTGCTTGTCCCATTTTTAACCCTCCTGAATGGCCTCCTTTCTTGCAAACACCTGCTCCACAATACCGCGCTGTTAGAACGGATTTTCTCCCGTTTTCTGATTTTCCAAATCCCTCCTGCAGAATCAATGGCTCATGTCCCCTCACTATGCTCTTTACTGGCACTAATCAGTCTTTTGGAGAAg TTTTGTCGCGGAATATGATTCCAAGTACCTTTGGTATAGATAATTCGAATGTTATGGGTAGTTTGGCGACAAATGTCTTG GGATCGGCATCAGAGACAGAGTTCACCAATTTTCTGGAGCCTGCTTTCTTTTCAGATCTTCCTATTTACTATCTACAAAATCAGTGCAGAAAGAACTCTACATTCTCCGTTCCTGTTCAGATATCAACTACTAGCAGGCAGCAAG AAGTAAGATGTGCTCAGACTTTGCGTTTATGGCGTAATAGTTCTTCTGAAGTAAACAATGAGCTATATAAAGGTTATAGAAAAGGTAACACAGAGCGGAAGATCAATGAGATAACTGCAG GTTATGATTTTCTAAACTCAAATGAGAATATATTTAATGTCAGTATATGGTACAACTCAACCTATCAAAATGACACCGGCTTTGATTCTATTGCATTGGCACGGATTCCTCGTTCTGTAAATTTG GCATCAAATGCCTACCTTCAGTTTCTCTTGGGACCAGGTACCAAAATGTTGTTTGAGTTTGTAAAGGAAATGCCGAAACCTGAAACTCCCGTTAAATTTGATTTGGCTTCTCTTTTGGGTGGTCTCTTCTTTACATGGGTTATCCTGCAACTTTTCCCA GTTGTCCTCACATCACTAGTTTATGAGAAGCAACAAAATTTAAGAATCATGATGAAAATGCATGGTCTCGGTGATGGGCCATTTTGGATGATTTCATATAGTTATTTTCTTGCCATATCAATTATTTACATGCTTTGTTTTGTGATATTTGGCTCAGTCATAG gaCTAAAATTCTTCACAATGAATGACTACAGCATCCAATTCGTGTTTTATTTCATCTatataaatttacaaatttcGTTGGCATTTTTATTGGCCTCCCTGTTTTCAAATGTTAAGACCGCTACAG TGATTGCATATATAGGTGTGTTTGGAACTGGGCTATTAGCTGGTtttcttttccaattttttgttcaagataCATCGTTTCCAA GAGGGTGGATCATTGTTATGGAGTTATATCCAGGGTTTGCTTTATACCGTGGGTTATATGAATTTTCACAATATTCTTTTAGTGGAGATACTTTGGGGACTCATGGTATGAAGTGGGGAGATCTCAGTGATAGCACAAATGGCATGAAAGAGGTCTTGATTATCATTTTCGTGGAGTGGCTATTAGTTCTATTCTTCGCTTATTACGTTGATCAAGTTTTGTCATCAGGAAGTTGGAAAAGTCCTCTTTTGTTCTTGAAAAGATTTCAGAAAAAAACTAGTTCATCTTTTCGGAAGCCTAGTATCCAAAGGCAGGGATCTAAAGTTTTTGTTATGGCTGAGAAACAAGATATTCATCAAGAG AAGGAGAAGGTGGAACAGCTGCTACTTGAACCAACTATGAATCATGCAATTGTTTGTGACAAATTGAGAAAAGTTTATCCAGGGAAGGATGGTAACCCAGATAAAATTGCGGTGAGAGAGTTGTCCCTTGCTTTGCCTCAAGGGGAATGCTTTGGAATGCTTGGTCCCAATGGTGCAGGGAAAACTTCTTTTATCAACATG ATGATAGGTCTCACAAAGCCAACCTCTGGTACAACATTTGTTCAAGGTCTTGACGTAAGAACTGATATGAATCGAATATATACTAGCATGGGTGTATGCCCTCAGCATGA TTTGCTGTGGGAAGTCTTGACAGGACGAGAGCACCTACTCTTTTATGGCAGGCTTAAAAATCTTAAAGGTTCTGCCTTAGCACAA GCAGTGGAAGAATCTTTGAAAAGCGTAAACCTTTTTTATGGAGGGTTTGCTGATAAACAAGCGGGAAAATATAGCGGAGGAATGAAGAGGAGGCTTAGTGTCGCAATTTCATTGATTGGAGATCCTAGA gttgTTTATATGGATGAGCCAAGTACTGGATTAGACCCTGCATCAAGAAAGAACCTATGGAATGTTGTCAAGCGTGCAAAACAGGATCGTGCTATCATTCTCACTa CACATTCCATGGAAGAGGCGGAAGTCTTATGTGATCGATTAGGAATATTTGTAGATGGTAGCTTTCAGTGCATTGGAAATCCGAAGGAG CTGAAAGGCAGATATGGAGGAACTTATGTGTTCTCAATGGCAACATCTATTGATCATGAAATGGAAGTTGAGAAATTGGTGCAACATCTTTCCTCAAATGCTAAGAAGATTTACCATATCTCTGGGACCCAAAAGTTTGAGCTTCCAAAAGATGAGGTTAGAATAGCTAATGTATTCAAAGCTGTTGAAACTGCAAAGGGAAACTTCACAGTTTCTGCATGGGGTTTAGCTGACACAACATTGGAAGATGTTTTCATTAAGGTTGCACGTGAGGAGGCTCACTCATATGATACTTTATCATAA
- the LOC101495128 gene encoding ABC transporter A family member 8-like isoform X2, producing the protein MRNGNRANEPASFWTQANALLRKNLTFQKRNVNTNIRLILIPFGLCILMVLLQKLLNNQFDKAKYKCGCICTKTQGEQCLEKACGVQYSDFDQVGACPIFNPPEWPPFLQTPAPQYRAVRTDFLPFSDFPNPSCRINGSCPLTMLFTGTNQSFGEVLSRNMIPSTFGIDNSNVMGSLATNVLGSASETEFTNFLEPAFFSDLPIYYLQNQCRKNSTFSVPVQISTTSRQQEVRCAQTLRLWRNSSSEVNNELYKGYRKGYDFLNSNENIFNVSIWYNSTYQNDTGFDSIALARIPRSVNLASNAYLQFLLGPGTKMLFEFVKEMPKPETPVKFDLASLLGGLFFTWVILQLFPVVLTSLVYEKQQNLRIMMKMHGLGDGPFWMISYSYFLAISIIYMLCFVIFGSVIGLKFFTMNDYSIQFVFYFIYINLQISLAFLLASLFSNVKTATVIAYIGVFGTGLLAGFLFQFFVQDTSFPRGWIIVMELYPGFALYRGLYEFSQYSFSGDTLGTHGMKWGDLSDSTNGMKEVLIIIFVEWLLVLFFAYYVDQVLSSGSWKSPLLFLKRFQKKTSSSFRKPSIQRQGSKVFVMAEKQDIHQEKEKVEQLLLEPTMNHAIVCDKLRKVYPGKDGNPDKIAVRELSLALPQGECFGMLGPNGAGKTSFINMMIGLTKPTSGTTFVQGLDVRTDMNRIYTSMGVCPQHDLLWEVLTGREHLLFYGRLKNLKGSALAQAVEESLKSVNLFYGGFADKQAGKYSGGMKRRLSVAISLIGDPRVVYMDEPSTGLDPASRKNLWNVVKRAKQDRAIILTTHSMEEAEVLCDRLGIFVDGSFQCIGNPKELKGRYGGTYVFSMATSIDHEMEVEKLVQHLSSNAKKIYHISGTQKFELPKDEVRIANVFKAVETAKGNFTVSAWGLADTTLEDVFIKVAREEAHSYDTLS; encoded by the exons ATGAGAAATGGAAACAGAGCCAACGAACCTGCAAGCTTCTGGACTCAAGCAAACGCGCTTCTTAGGAAGAACTTAACCTTCCAG AAACGAAATGTGAATACAAACATAAGGTTGATATTGATCCCGTTCGGGCTGTGTATATTGATGGTTCTACTTCAAAAGTTGCTCAATAATCAATTTGATAAGGCCAAATATAAGTGTGGATGCATTTGTACCAAGACACAAGGGGAACAGTGTCTGGAGAAAGCGTGTGGGGTTCAATATTCGGATTTTGATCAAGTTGGTGCTTGTCCCATTTTTAACCCTCCTGAATGGCCTCCTTTCTTGCAAACACCTGCTCCACAATACCGCGCTGTTAGAACGGATTTTCTCCCGTTTTCTGATTTTCCAAATCCCTCCTGCAGAATCAATGGCTCATGTCCCCTCACTATGCTCTTTACTGGCACTAATCAGTCTTTTGGAGAAg TTTTGTCGCGGAATATGATTCCAAGTACCTTTGGTATAGATAATTCGAATGTTATGGGTAGTTTGGCGACAAATGTCTTG GGATCGGCATCAGAGACAGAGTTCACCAATTTTCTGGAGCCTGCTTTCTTTTCAGATCTTCCTATTTACTATCTACAAAATCAGTGCAGAAAGAACTCTACATTCTCCGTTCCTGTTCAGATATCAACTACTAGCAGGCAGCAAG AAGTAAGATGTGCTCAGACTTTGCGTTTATGGCGTAATAGTTCTTCTGAAGTAAACAATGAGCTATATAAAGGTTATAGAAAAG GTTATGATTTTCTAAACTCAAATGAGAATATATTTAATGTCAGTATATGGTACAACTCAACCTATCAAAATGACACCGGCTTTGATTCTATTGCATTGGCACGGATTCCTCGTTCTGTAAATTTG GCATCAAATGCCTACCTTCAGTTTCTCTTGGGACCAGGTACCAAAATGTTGTTTGAGTTTGTAAAGGAAATGCCGAAACCTGAAACTCCCGTTAAATTTGATTTGGCTTCTCTTTTGGGTGGTCTCTTCTTTACATGGGTTATCCTGCAACTTTTCCCA GTTGTCCTCACATCACTAGTTTATGAGAAGCAACAAAATTTAAGAATCATGATGAAAATGCATGGTCTCGGTGATGGGCCATTTTGGATGATTTCATATAGTTATTTTCTTGCCATATCAATTATTTACATGCTTTGTTTTGTGATATTTGGCTCAGTCATAG gaCTAAAATTCTTCACAATGAATGACTACAGCATCCAATTCGTGTTTTATTTCATCTatataaatttacaaatttcGTTGGCATTTTTATTGGCCTCCCTGTTTTCAAATGTTAAGACCGCTACAG TGATTGCATATATAGGTGTGTTTGGAACTGGGCTATTAGCTGGTtttcttttccaattttttgttcaagataCATCGTTTCCAA GAGGGTGGATCATTGTTATGGAGTTATATCCAGGGTTTGCTTTATACCGTGGGTTATATGAATTTTCACAATATTCTTTTAGTGGAGATACTTTGGGGACTCATGGTATGAAGTGGGGAGATCTCAGTGATAGCACAAATGGCATGAAAGAGGTCTTGATTATCATTTTCGTGGAGTGGCTATTAGTTCTATTCTTCGCTTATTACGTTGATCAAGTTTTGTCATCAGGAAGTTGGAAAAGTCCTCTTTTGTTCTTGAAAAGATTTCAGAAAAAAACTAGTTCATCTTTTCGGAAGCCTAGTATCCAAAGGCAGGGATCTAAAGTTTTTGTTATGGCTGAGAAACAAGATATTCATCAAGAG AAGGAGAAGGTGGAACAGCTGCTACTTGAACCAACTATGAATCATGCAATTGTTTGTGACAAATTGAGAAAAGTTTATCCAGGGAAGGATGGTAACCCAGATAAAATTGCGGTGAGAGAGTTGTCCCTTGCTTTGCCTCAAGGGGAATGCTTTGGAATGCTTGGTCCCAATGGTGCAGGGAAAACTTCTTTTATCAACATG ATGATAGGTCTCACAAAGCCAACCTCTGGTACAACATTTGTTCAAGGTCTTGACGTAAGAACTGATATGAATCGAATATATACTAGCATGGGTGTATGCCCTCAGCATGA TTTGCTGTGGGAAGTCTTGACAGGACGAGAGCACCTACTCTTTTATGGCAGGCTTAAAAATCTTAAAGGTTCTGCCTTAGCACAA GCAGTGGAAGAATCTTTGAAAAGCGTAAACCTTTTTTATGGAGGGTTTGCTGATAAACAAGCGGGAAAATATAGCGGAGGAATGAAGAGGAGGCTTAGTGTCGCAATTTCATTGATTGGAGATCCTAGA gttgTTTATATGGATGAGCCAAGTACTGGATTAGACCCTGCATCAAGAAAGAACCTATGGAATGTTGTCAAGCGTGCAAAACAGGATCGTGCTATCATTCTCACTa CACATTCCATGGAAGAGGCGGAAGTCTTATGTGATCGATTAGGAATATTTGTAGATGGTAGCTTTCAGTGCATTGGAAATCCGAAGGAG CTGAAAGGCAGATATGGAGGAACTTATGTGTTCTCAATGGCAACATCTATTGATCATGAAATGGAAGTTGAGAAATTGGTGCAACATCTTTCCTCAAATGCTAAGAAGATTTACCATATCTCTGGGACCCAAAAGTTTGAGCTTCCAAAAGATGAGGTTAGAATAGCTAATGTATTCAAAGCTGTTGAAACTGCAAAGGGAAACTTCACAGTTTCTGCATGGGGTTTAGCTGACACAACATTGGAAGATGTTTTCATTAAGGTTGCACGTGAGGAGGCTCACTCATATGATACTTTATCATAA